A window of Aliarcobacter trophiarum LMG 25534 contains these coding sequences:
- a CDS encoding porin family protein: MKKVLLSGIVGSLLLTSANADIVDRGVFGISLGSIKFENVDAGASVGFITKFEKNVFGDLYFGLGTNLEIFDASNVSDEDLGILADIYPIITYDITKNLSINGSYAYTAGYIGGSRTDNGFDGTTAGFGIAYKFSNGFEIEAKYKHSKLEWTNDIKFDTDRVNLAFNFRFGK, translated from the coding sequence ATGAAAAAAGTATTATTAAGTGGAATTGTAGGAAGCTTACTTTTAACATCGGCAAATGCTGATATTGTAGATAGAGGAGTATTTGGAATATCTTTAGGAAGTATAAAATTTGAAAATGTTGATGCTGGAGCATCTGTTGGATTTATTACTAAATTTGAAAAAAATGTATTTGGAGATTTATATTTTGGTTTAGGAACAAATTTAGAGATTTTTGATGCTTCAAATGTTTCTGATGAAGATTTAGGAATATTAGCTGATATTTATCCAATCATAACTTATGATATAACTAAAAATTTATCAATAAATGGAAGTTATGCTTATACAGCAGGATATATAGGAGGAAGTAGAACAGATAATGGCTTTGATGGAACAACAGCAGGATTTGGAATAGCTTATAAATTTTCAAATGGTTTTGAGATAGAAGCAAAATATAAACATTCAAAGTTAGAGTGGACAAATGATATAAAATTTGACACAGATAGAGTAAATCTAGCTTTTAATTTTAGATTTGGTAAATAA